In Bacteroidales bacterium, a single genomic region encodes these proteins:
- a CDS encoding NAD(P)H-dependent oxidoreductase subunit E has product MTEIEAILQKYQNRDREYLLPILQDIQSVSGFLSRQAVISVAAHLKIPTSKVYAVATFYERFRFLPKAKYRISVCNGTGCHIEGSGNLLEAFKRLMGLEPGAELKNELFSLEVVQCLGACGNAPVIKINDVFYSNVTPDMVPELIAAIKAREEIK; this is encoded by the coding sequence ATGACTGAAATAGAAGCTATTTTGCAGAAATATCAAAATCGTGACCGCGAATATTTGCTACCGATTTTGCAGGATATTCAAAGTGTCAGCGGTTTTCTATCCCGACAAGCCGTTATTTCGGTGGCGGCTCATTTAAAAATTCCAACCAGCAAGGTGTATGCCGTTGCTACATTTTATGAACGTTTCAGGTTTTTACCAAAAGCAAAATATCGCATCAGTGTCTGCAATGGTACAGGATGTCATATCGAAGGATCGGGCAACCTGTTGGAAGCGTTTAAAAGACTGATGGGACTTGAGCCCGGAGCTGAATTAAAGAATGAGTTGTTCAGCCTTGAGGTTGTGCAATGTCTTGGCGCATGTGGCAATGCACCGGTGATCAAAATCAATGATGTGTTTTATTCAAACGTGACCCCCGATATGGTTCCTGAGTTAATTGCTGCAATAAAAGCCAGGGAGGAAATTAAATGA
- a CDS encoding 4Fe-4S binding protein — protein MKLTEQAIGRTHFLIDNVLKNFSGEYNPETQKEIDLLLRRHLVKPLIYVGTGTCGIAAGAGSTLQAVHAYLERNQLDADVVEVGCVGLCSAEPLLDFQVPGKARVSFQKATANKVDDILDECFHNHISGQDILGQVANKMHESWEGVPNIQELPFFKKQQRILLFDCGEISPSSLDEYLARDGYKAFLKALMNYPPDEVCSIIGQSGLRGRGGGGFLTSTKWNSVRMAASDQKYIICNADESDPGAYMDRALVEGNPFRLIEGLSIAAYAIGSSKAYIYIRSEYALAVKRLNEALEMAREFGFLGENIFNSGFNLQIILREGPGAFVCGEETALIKSIEGRRGMPRTKPPFPYEKGLFGKPTVVNNVETLTNVPLILLHGPHWFKSIGTKSSSGTKLFALTGDIVNTGLVEVPFGITLEEIIFEIGGGIKNQKSLKAVQIGGPSGTLVPAEKRDLQIDFGTFQDQHLIMGSGGMVVMDEDTCIIDMVKYFINFLQNESCGKCIPCREGTNRMYEILNEITQRPAQTDEHKSLSRFQGVLQLENLAKVIKETSLCGLGKTAPNPVLSALEYFRDEFEEHVFERKCRANVCRNLRTFVISAERCTGCMVCLKKCPVDAIVGAAREPHFIIPQKCNDCGICYDVCRFSAIDII, from the coding sequence ATGAAACTAACTGAACAAGCCATTGGCAGAACGCATTTCCTGATCGACAATGTACTGAAGAATTTTTCCGGTGAATACAACCCTGAAACCCAGAAAGAGATTGACCTGCTTTTACGCAGGCACCTGGTAAAGCCTTTGATTTATGTTGGCACTGGTACCTGTGGTATTGCAGCAGGTGCTGGATCAACGCTTCAGGCTGTGCATGCATACCTCGAACGAAATCAGCTGGATGCAGACGTGGTCGAAGTGGGATGCGTTGGGCTTTGCAGTGCAGAGCCATTGCTTGATTTTCAGGTTCCGGGAAAGGCCAGGGTTAGTTTTCAGAAAGCCACGGCTAATAAAGTGGACGATATCCTTGATGAATGTTTTCACAATCACATTTCGGGACAGGATATTTTGGGACAGGTGGCTAACAAGATGCATGAATCGTGGGAAGGTGTTCCCAATATTCAGGAGCTTCCTTTTTTTAAGAAGCAGCAACGGATTTTGCTCTTTGATTGTGGTGAGATTTCGCCATCAAGCCTTGATGAATATTTGGCCCGCGATGGGTATAAGGCTTTTTTAAAAGCGTTGATGAATTACCCTCCCGATGAGGTTTGCAGCATTATCGGGCAAAGTGGTTTACGTGGCAGAGGTGGTGGTGGATTTCTTACTTCAACCAAATGGAACAGCGTCCGGATGGCTGCCAGTGACCAGAAATATATCATTTGCAATGCCGATGAGAGTGACCCCGGTGCATATATGGATCGGGCACTGGTTGAAGGAAACCCTTTCCGGTTGATCGAAGGACTTTCCATAGCTGCTTATGCCATCGGTTCGAGCAAGGCATACATTTACATTCGGTCAGAATATGCACTGGCGGTGAAAAGATTGAATGAAGCGCTGGAAATGGCACGTGAGTTTGGATTTCTGGGCGAGAATATTTTTAATAGCGGATTTAACTTGCAGATCATCCTTCGGGAGGGGCCGGGCGCTTTTGTTTGTGGTGAGGAAACGGCATTGATTAAGAGCATAGAAGGGCGCCGGGGAATGCCAAGAACTAAACCTCCTTTCCCTTATGAAAAGGGACTTTTCGGTAAGCCAACAGTAGTGAACAACGTGGAGACATTAACCAACGTGCCGCTCATCCTGCTTCATGGTCCTCACTGGTTTAAAAGTATTGGAACTAAATCCAGCAGTGGAACAAAACTTTTTGCTTTAACCGGTGATATTGTCAATACAGGGCTTGTTGAGGTTCCATTTGGAATCACCCTCGAAGAGATAATTTTCGAAATCGGAGGTGGGATTAAAAATCAGAAATCGCTAAAGGCTGTTCAGATTGGCGGACCCTCAGGAACATTGGTGCCTGCTGAAAAAAGAGACCTGCAGATTGATTTCGGTACTTTCCAGGATCAGCACCTGATCATGGGTTCAGGAGGCATGGTGGTGATGGATGAGGATACCTGCATTATTGATATGGTGAAATATTTCATCAACTTCCTGCAAAACGAAAGCTGCGGAAAGTGCATCCCTTGCCGAGAAGGAACCAACAGGATGTATGAGATCCTGAATGAGATCACCCAAAGACCGGCTCAAACGGATGAACACAAGAGTTTGTCGAGATTTCAGGGAGTGCTGCAACTGGAGAATCTGGCAAAAGTGATTAAGGAGACCTCCTTATGTGGCCTGGGCAAAACTGCTCCCAATCCTGTGCTGAGCGCCCTGGAATATTTTCGTGATGAATTTGAAGAGCATGTGTTTGAGCGCAAATGCCGGGCGAATGTCTGCAGGAACCTGCGCACTTTTGTGATCAGTGCCGAGCGTTGCACCGGTTGTATGGTTTGCCTCAAAAAGTGCCCGGTTGATGCTATAGTAGGAGCGGCTCGGGAACCACATTTTATCATCCCCCAAAAATGTAACGACTGTGGTATTTGCTATGATGTATGCAGGTTTTCAGCCATTGACATTATCTGA